A region from the Aegilops tauschii subsp. strangulata cultivar AL8/78 chromosome 5, Aet v6.0, whole genome shotgun sequence genome encodes:
- the LOC141022836 gene encoding uncharacterized protein — protein MASLILWDEASMTKRQAVEALDNSMRDIMGIRDRPFGGKTVVFGGDFRQVLPVVRRGSRGQIIDASLRSSHLWKSMRQLQLITNMRAHNDKWFADYLLRDGNGTEEADDQGNILLPDDICLPSTGEVDDLEKLIDHVFPSLDDNMADSSYMTSRAILSTTNDNVDKINIRMIERFHGDEVIYHSFDSAEDDPYGYYAPEFLNGLTPNGLPSHALKLKLNCPVILLRNIDPANGLCNGTRLVVRGFERNTIDAEIVIGQHAGRRVFLPRIPLCPSNNDMFPFKFKRKQFPIRLSFAMMINKAQGQTIPIVGVYLPNPVFSHGQLYVALSRATAKRNIKILIQKEKPKEKSNKQHNNPKKRKRPTVSLLTSMKNIVYKEVLTG, from the coding sequence ATGGCCTCATTGATACTATGGGACGAGGCCAGCATGACTAAGCGACAAGCGGTTGAGGCATTAGACAATAGCATGCGCGACATCATGGGAATACGCGACCGACCCTTTGGAGGAAAGACTGTTGTTTTTGGCGGGGACTTTAGGCAGGTGCTTCCGGTCGTCAGAAGGGGGTCACGGGGCCAGATAATTGATGCAAGCCTCCGAAGTTCTCATCTATGGAAGAGTATGCGGCAGCTTCAGCTCATCACCAACATGAGGGCTCATAATGACAAGTGGTTTGCAGATTACTTGCTCAGGGACGGTAATGGCACAGAGGAAGCCGACGATCAAGGCAACATACTACTCCCTGATGATATCTGTCTGCCATCTACAGGTGAggttgacgacctggagaagctGATTGACCACGTGTTTCCGAGTCTAGATGACAACATGGCAGATTCAAGTTACATGACATCTCGCGCCATCCTTTCCACGACAAATGACAACGTCGACAAGATAAACATCCGCATGATAGAGCGTTTCCACGGAGATGAAGTAATCTACCATAGCTTTGACAGTGCGGAGGATGACCCATATGGCTACTACGCTCCTGAGTTTCTGAACGGATTGACTCCCAATGGTCTTCCTTCGCATGCACTCAAACTAAAGCTGAATTGCCCGGTGATACTTCTAAGAAACATTGATCCAGCTAATGGGCTGTGTAACGGGACTAGGCTTGTTGTTAGAGGTTTTGAGAGGAACACCATTGATGCAGAAATCGTGATTGGACAACACGCTGGTAGGAGGGTCTTCCTTCCTCGAATACCTCTATGCCCATCTAACAACGACATGTTTCCATTCAAGTTTAAGAGGAAGCAATTTCCTATTAGGCTTAGCTTTGCTATGATGATTAACAAGGCTCAAGGGCAGACCATCCCAATTGTTGGTGTGTATCTACCTAATCCGGTGTTCTCTCATGGTCAACTCTATGTTGCTTTGTCTCGAGCCACCGCGAAGAGAAACATAAAAATACTCATTCAGAAGGAGAAGCCAAAGGAGAAGTCCAACAAGCAACATAACAATCCGAAGAAGCGTAAAAGACCGACTGTGTCCTTGCTGACCTCAATGAAGAACATCGTCTACAAGGAAGTACTTACAGGCTGA
- the LOC109745777 gene encoding uncharacterized protein, which translates to MPRYSAGADEDIDVFQSGTMGDEQEAHDLIDEEYYMFCNEGSDNDILDDDEEASMSSAKPSEIDPFDTVYSNIPNNTHILKVDENCKHCKARKFESETDGFYCRNGQIQLKQPEPIPELMRLWSSMDADSRHFRENIRFFNGHFAFTTLGVSLDENYTNMKSGVYKFRAHGTIYHNVHSFGPSSRPEHLQLYFYDDDPNLNHRKAATKQLDQDVVKRLVDILKENPYSQQFRSLGAHKDNLDDYRIDLNTDKRLDQRRYNRPVSSEVAAIWVEGTDLAKRFDRRITLCGNNNERHSIRVTSGAYDPLSYPLFYPMGELGWHPKLPKRNVSWEVVQNPRLCHDDEDDAEGNSRLCVSVRDYYCYMLQTRSAIFNPILCGARLLQQWTVDMYIKIESCRLRWYRKNQTQIRADLYKGVVDAITSGETRASVVGVRIVLPGTYPGGDRDMKKRHMDAMAIVHTYGKPDIFLTMTCNHKWEEITNELLPGQTAQDRPDIVARVFYGKLEAMKDMLLKKMVLGVVVAYVYVVEFQKRGLPHAHFLLIMDSTYKLLVPEQYDRLISAELPDKQKYPELYAMVVKHMMHGPCGALNPKNVCMQDNECKCRYPRPFNENTIQGKDSYPVYRRRNDGRRAKVRGKMLDNRWVVPYNPYLLRMFNCHINVEVCSSIKAVKYIYKYIYKGHDKASFSIDQPDADGNIDEIKRYVDARWVTPPEAMWRIFGFPLCANYPPVLQLPLHLPNMHRVAFNAQADLKNVVSSENASKSMLTEYFKANELHPWARHILYKDFPGSFTWEKKKKFWKRRVERFQIGRIVSANPAEGERYYLRVLLNHVPGKTSFEDLLTVDGVVCGSFREFGERLGLIEADNTLDDCLTEAEQWAMPCSLRRLFATILVHCEPGDVRGLWDRHLEPMSDDYRRTRTSPNEVKQMVLLDIRGMLQSMGKDIIDFALPTIDDAFDPTEGEAIEIIEESTIEFDESDTKLSSSLNFEQRAAYDEILAAVERGDGGIFFVDGPGGTGKTFLYRAMLAKARRKGKIAIATATSGVAASIMPGGRTAHSRFKIPLSCDDGASCSFTK; encoded by the exons ATGCCGAGATACTCTGCCGGTGCTGATG AAGACATCGATGTATTCCAAAGCGGCACCATGGGCGATGAGCAGGAAGCACACGACTTGATTGATGAGGAGTACTACATGTTTTGCAACGAAG GATCCGATAACGACATATTGGATGATGACGAGGAAGCGAGCATGTCTAGCGCTAAACCTAGCGAGATTGATCCATTTGACACTGTCTACTCAAACATTCCAAACAACACTCACATCCTGAAAGTCGACGAAAATTGCAAACATTGCAAGGCCAGAAAGTTTGAGTCTGAGACTGATGGCTTCTACTGTCGCAATGGCCAGATCCAGCTTAAGCAACCGGAACCAATCCCAGAGCTTATGAGGCTATGGTCCAGCATGGATGCAGATTCTAGACATTTTCGGGAGAACATACGTTTCTTCAACGGGCATTTCGCCTTCACAACCCTTGGGGTCAGCCTTGATGAAAACTACACTAACATGAAGTCTGGGGTGTACAAATTCCGAGCACACGGCACCATCTACCACAATGTCCATTCGTTCGGGCCTAGCTCCCGTCCAGAACATCTGCAGTTGTACTTCTATGACGACGACCCTAACCTAAATCATCGTAAGGCGGCCACCAAGCAATTAGACCAGGATGTCGTGAAGAGGTTAGTAGACATACTCAAAGAAAACCCATACTCCCAGCAATTTAGGAGTTTGGGTGCACACAAGGACAACCTCGATGATTATAGGATAGACCTAAACACCGATAAGAGGCTTGACCAAAGAAGATATAATAGACCGGTGTCATCTGAAGTCGCTGCAATTTGGGTTGAGGGCACTGACCTAGCAAAAAGGTTTGACCGCAGGATAACACTTTGTGGTAACAACAACGAAAGGCATAGTATACGTGTGACCTCAGGGGCATATGACCCGTTGTCTTATCCATTATTCTATCCAATGGGGGAGCTAGGTTGGCATCCGAAGCTACCCAAACGTAATGTTTCTTGGGAGGTTGTACAAAATCCTCGTTTGTGTCatgatgacgaagatgatgcaG AGGGGAATAGCAGGTTATGCGTCTCCGTTAGAGACTACTACTGTTACATGCTGCAAACACGGTCTGCGATCTTCAATCCAATACTTTGTGGAGCACGCCTACTGCAGCAATGGACGGTTGACATGTACATCAAGATTGAGAGCTGTCGGTTGAGGTGGTACAGGAAGAACCAGACGCAGATCCGTGCCGATTTGTATAAAGGAGTTGTTGATGCGATCACATCGGGTGAGACGCGAGCAAGCGTTGTTGGGGTAAGAATAGTGCTCCCTGGAACTTACCCTGGTGGCGACCGCGACATGAAGAAGAGACATATGGATGCCATGGCAATTGTCCATACATACGGGAAGCCTGACATCTTCTTGACCATGACTTGCAACCATAAATGGGAAGAGATAACAAATGAGTTGCTTCCTGGACAGACGGCGCAAGACCGACCTGATATTGTGGCTCGCGTGTTCTATGGCAAACTAGAGGCTATGAAAGATATGTTGCTCAAGAAGATGGTCCTGGGTGTTGTTGTTGCTTATGTTTACGTAGTTGAGTTCCAGAAGAGAGGCCTCCCCCACGCACATTTTTTGTTGATCATGGATTCAACGTATAAGCTTCTTGTCCCAGAGCAGTATGACCGACTCATTTCCGCAGAGCTCCCAGACAAGCAAAAGTATCCGGAATTGTATGCAATGGTGGTAAAACATATGATGCACGGACCATGCGGTGCTCTCAACCCGAAGAATGTTTGCATGCAAGATAATGAATGCAAGTGCAGATACCCGCGGCCGTTCAATGAGAACACGATACAAGGCAAGGACTCATACCCAGTTTATCGGCGTAGAAACGATGGTAGACGCGCTAAGGTTCGAGGGAAAATGTTGGACAACCGATGGGTTGTGCCATATAACCCTTACCTTCTGCGGATGTTTAATTGCCACATCAACGTCGAGGTCTGCTCTAGCATAAAGGCTGTAAAATACATTTATAAGTACATTTATAAGGGCCATGATAAGGCTTCTTTCAGCATCGACCAGCCAGACGCTGATGGTAACATTGATGAGATCAAGAGATACGTTGACGCAAGATGGGTCACCCCTCCGGAGGCTATGTGGAGGATATTTGGCTTCCCACTGTGTGCCAATTACCCGCCTGTCTTGCAGTTGCCTCTTCATCTCCCGAATATGCACAGGGTTGCATTCAATGCACAGGCTGACTTGAAGAATGTTGTATCCTCCGAGAATGCTTCAAAATCCATGTTAACGGAGTATTTCAAGGCAAACGAACTACACCCTTGGGCAAGGCATATATTGTACAAGGATTTCCCCGGAAGCTTCACGTGGGAGAAGAAAAAGAAGTTCTGGAAGAGGCGGGTGGAGCGTTTTCAAATAGGTCGTATCGTGTCTGCCAATCCTGCCGAGGGGGAGCGATACTACCTTCGTGTGTTGTTGAACCATGTTCCGGGGAAAACATCATTTGAGGACTTGCTCACCGTCGACGGCGTGGTATGTGGGAGCTTTAGAGAGTTCGGTGAAAGGTTGGGACTCATCGAGGCAGACAACACGCTCGACGACTGTCTTACTGAGGCGGAGCAGTGGGCTATGCCATGTTCTCTTAGGAGGCTCTTTGCAACAATCTTGGTGCACTGCGAGCCAGGCGACGTGCGCGGGTTATGGGATAGACACCTCGAGCCTATGTCCGATGACTACCGTCGGACACGCACGTCCCCGAACGAGGTGAAGCAGATGGTGTTGCTTGACATTAGGGGTATGTTGCAGTCTATGGGTAAAGACATTATTGATTTTGCTCTTCCAACGATCGATGATGCATTTGACCCAACCGAGGGCGAGGCCATAGAGATCATCGAGGAATCAACCATTGAGTTTGACGAAAGTGACACTAAATTGTCATCTTCCCTGAATTTTGAGCAAAGGGCTGCATACGACGAGATACTAGCGGCTGTTGAACGCGGTGATGGGGGTATATTCTTTGTTGATGGCCCTGGAGGTACGGGGAAGACCTTCCTTTACAGGGCGATGCTCGCCAAGGCGAGGCGCAAGGGCAAGATTGctatcgctaccgcgacgtcgggCGTCGCTGCTTCTATCATGCCTGGCGGCAGGACTGCCCACTCGAGATTCAAAATCCCATTGAGTTGTGATGATGGAGCCTCGTGCAGCTTCACCAAGTAG
- the LOC141023414 gene encoding uncharacterized protein — translation MVISYNLTRTRRVMANPPAPNIPRVEIPPMNRNLTFQNVDMEHIYHNCWIIRAKVLWKAQIRVNAMGNQYLRCILLDQHGTKMEAIAYSNQAFRFNDMLHTGMTYDFTSVGFNPTDMLDGHFWYICMDYVIALHSRTEVSMSAHRISSSICPPCFPQFGAILSLRDKTITDVVAILVYAGKIQHQWDSVYRRHVPFVEIALMNFRREIIFLRLSQQHAGHHLYHLQRTENLFEKIAVTYVQLN, via the exons ATGGTGATCTCTTACAACTTGACAAGAACTAGGAGGGTGATGGCAAATCCGCCGGCTCCCAACATCCCTCGTGTAGAAATCCCTCCGATGAACAG GAATTTGACTTTCCAGAACGTTGACATGGAACATATATATCATAATTGTTGGATAATTCGTGCTAAGGTTTTGTGGAAGGCCCAGATCAGGGTTAATGCTATGGGAAACCAATACCTTCGTTGTATACTACTTGATCAGCAC GGAACAAAGATGGAAGCAATTGCCTACAGCAACCAAGCATTTCGTTTCAACGACATGCTGCATACCGGGATGACTTATGACTTCACTTCCGTCGGGTTCAACCCCACGGATATGCTAGATGGACATTTTTGGTATATATGCATGGATTATGTCATCGCACTACATTCTAGGACCGAGGTTAGCATGTCGGCCCACAGGATATCATCGTCAATTTGTCCACCGTGCTTCCCACAATTCGGGGCCATATTGTCGCTACGTGACAAAACCATCACTG ATGTTGTTGCTATTCTTGTCTATGCTGGTAAGATACAACATCAGTGGGATTCAGTATATAGACGGCATGTCCCTTTCGTTGAGATTGCCCTAATGAATTTCCG ACGGGAGATAATTTTTCTACGCCTAAGTCAACAGCATGCTGGTCATCACTTGTACCATTTGCAACGCACAGAAAATCTGTTCGAGAAGATTGCTGTTACTTACGTACAGTTAAATTGA